A genomic segment from Juglans regia cultivar Chandler chromosome 14, Walnut 2.0, whole genome shotgun sequence encodes:
- the LOC109020704 gene encoding transcription factor RAX2-like, which yields MGRAPCCDKANVKKGPWSPEEDSKLKEYIQKYGTGGNWIALPQKAGLKRCGKSCRLRWLNYLRPNIKHGEFSDEEDRIICALFASIGSRWSIIAAQLPGRTDNDIKNYWNTKLKKKLFMGMHPQSERPFQSSHQTPPFQTQPLSSSLYKECSSYYTSTTKSFSGLDPSTSIPPSFLSSSTSLATHPSVFQTQESRASFMQYYPVKENLLMFGSEGSCSSSDGSCTQISYGRGIKQEVMAFQGYISDGLEENQKFMLNYGRNGGENVSQWAETPHAYFGDKVPLECDLEDVKQLVIRSNSGANNLFNVDESKTAEKVTYFY from the exons atggggaggGCTCCTTGTTGTGACAAGGCAAATGTCAAGAAGGGGCCATGGTCGCCGGAAGAAGACTCAAAGCTTAAGGAGTACATCCAGAAATATGGAACTGGTGGGAACTGGATTGCGCTCCCACAGAAAGCTG GTCTGAAGAGATGTGGGAAAAGTTGCAGACTGAGATGGCTTAACTATCTCAGGCCTAACATTAAACATGGTGAGTTTTCTGACGAGGAAGACAGAATAATCTGCGCCCTGTTTGCTAGCATTGGAAGCAG GTGGTCAATTATAGCTGCTCAGTTGCCAGGCAGGACTGATAACGATATCAAGAACTACTGGAACACCAAGCTGAAGAAGAAGCTTTTCATGGGGATGCATCCTCAATCTGAGAGACCATTCCAATCTTCTCATCAAACCCCACCATTTCAGACTCAACCACTATCATCTTCACTCTACAAGGAATGCAGCTCTTATTATACCTCAACAACTAAATCTTTCTCTGGTCTGGATCCCAGTACTTCAATCCCACCGAGTTTTTTAAGCAGCAGCACTTCTTTGGCCACCCATCCATCTGTTTTCCAGACTCAGGAGAGCCGGGCGAGTTTCATGCAGTATTATCCTGTGAAAGAGAACCTCCTCATGTTTGGAAGTGAAGGAAGCTGCAGTTCTTCTGATGGGAGCTGTACTCAGATCAGCTATGGCAGAGGGATTAAACAAGAAGTGATGGCTTTCCAGGGCTACATCTCGGATGGGTTAGAAGAAAACCAGAAGTTCATGCTTAATTATGGCAGAAATGGAGGTGAAAACGTAAGCCAATGGGCTGAGACGCCGCATGCGTACTTTGGAGATAAAGTCCCATTAGAGTGTGATCTTGAGGATGTTAAGCAACTTGTTATCAGGAGTAATAGTGGTGCTAACAACTTGTTCAATGTTGATGAAAGCAAGACAGCAGAGAAGGTCACGTACTTCTACTGA